The Streptomyces sp. NL15-2K genome contains a region encoding:
- a CDS encoding tyrosine-type recombinase/integrase — protein sequence MAEAVDKRSLLNPGQVARLLAWIADRPRTGHRLHAFFATLYYAGLRPEEAVALRVSAATLPAEGWGELLVHTAEPEVGSQWTDDGRVHETRDLKGRAEGDTRPVPAHPALVAVLRDLIKRDGLQPGDLFFPGEKGGLLAGSVFRRAWNKARKPVLPEHEYESPVGKRVYDQRHTCLTTWLNHGIPPAQVAEWAGNSVPVLLATYARCITGQLAELQQRIEGPQRLPVGRAPSMPVPPPGSTSAPRRRA from the coding sequence GTGGCCGAGGCCGTCGACAAGCGATCGCTGCTCAATCCGGGTCAGGTCGCCCGCCTCCTGGCCTGGATCGCCGACCGCCCTCGCACCGGCCACCGCCTCCATGCCTTCTTCGCCACCTTGTACTACGCCGGTCTGCGGCCGGAGGAGGCCGTAGCCCTCCGCGTCAGCGCCGCCACACTGCCCGCCGAGGGCTGGGGCGAGCTGCTCGTCCACACCGCCGAGCCCGAGGTCGGCAGCCAGTGGACCGACGACGGCCGCGTCCATGAGACCCGCGACCTCAAGGGCCGCGCCGAGGGCGACACCCGCCCCGTCCCCGCCCACCCGGCACTCGTCGCTGTCCTCCGCGACCTGATCAAGAGGGACGGCCTCCAGCCGGGCGACCTCTTCTTCCCCGGCGAGAAGGGCGGGCTGCTGGCCGGATCGGTCTTCCGCCGCGCCTGGAACAAGGCCCGCAAGCCGGTCCTGCCGGAGCACGAATACGAGTCACCCGTGGGCAAGCGCGTCTACGACCAGCGCCACACCTGCCTGACCACCTGGCTCAACCACGGCATCCCACCCGCCCAGGTCGCCGAGTGGGCCGGCAACAGCGTCCCCGTCCTGCTCGCCACCTACGCCCGCTGCATCACGGGCCAGCTCGCCGAGCTCCAGCAGCGCATCGAAGGTCCCCAGCGACTGCCGGTGGGGCGGGCCCCGAGCATGCCGGTTCCCCCGCCTGGATCCACGTCCGCACCGCGTCGCCGGGCCTGA
- a CDS encoding GTPase has translation MTAVTDQDHTEQAEQDRRPEDIVPGQAVAEGDVSVATQDSGAHEELEELEELEEPEVADVPEVPEKRAEDRDARAADVGDDDRPARAKDGDERLARVQSDDRPARVQSDDRPARVQKEDRHARVQKDDHHARVQKDDHHARVQKDDHHARVQKDDRHTRVQNEDASGRTDTARSDTSARPDASARLDTSARSDTSARSDTSARSDTSACSDTSAHTESPARTDPEDTWDDGLIARRATEETAAQHVAAVENRVETRTGGTQVVLPLAYDGPLRSRLDALRELVGLSRTRLDSRTLAEAGRVLDEAAARRRLSGQHTVVAIAGATGSGKSQLFNALAGVAISETGVRRPTTAAPIACSWSDGAATLIDRLGIPGRLRRRPMQSPEAEAQLRGLVLVDLPDHDSAAVEHREQVDRVLALVDAVIWVVDPEKYADAVLHERYLRPMAGHAEIMFIVLNQTDRLPGEATEQVLDDLRRLLDEDGIALGEHGEPGATVLALSALTGDGIGELREALAQFVAERGAAARRISADVDNAAWRLRPLYATGRRVGLSEEARDEFAARLADAVGATAAGEAAERAWLRNANRACGTPWLRLWRWYQDRCEPPTGRLPLRAPADEEATARQRVEHAVRTLSDRASAGLPAPWAQAVREAAVRGSQGLPEALDELAARAGLPPGRPPRPGWWPAAVLAQASMTILQVIGGLWLLGQIIGVMSPNLGVPVLLMLAGICGGPVVEWGCRMAARGPARRYGLEAERRLREAAAGCGRARVLDPVAAELLRYREVREQYGRVVGAGVR, from the coding sequence GTGACCGCCGTCACGGACCAGGACCACACGGAGCAAGCGGAGCAAGACAGGCGTCCTGAAGACATCGTCCCCGGGCAGGCCGTCGCCGAGGGTGACGTTTCCGTCGCCACCCAGGACAGCGGCGCGCACGAGGAGCTTGAGGAGCTTGAGGAGCTTGAGGAGCCTGAGGTGGCCGACGTACCCGAGGTACCGGAGAAGCGTGCGGAGGACCGCGACGCGCGCGCGGCGGACGTGGGGGATGACGACCGCCCCGCGCGTGCGAAGGACGGCGATGAACGCCTCGCGCGTGTGCAGAGCGATGACCGGCCCGCGCGGGTGCAGAGCGATGACCGGCCCGCGCGGGTGCAGAAGGAGGACCGCCACGCGCGGGTGCAGAAGGACGATCACCACGCGCGCGTGCAGAAGGACGATCACCACGCGCGCGTGCAGAAGGACGATCACCACGCGCGCGTGCAGAAAGACGACCGCCACACGCGCGTGCAGAACGAGGACGCCTCCGGTCGCACGGACACCGCTCGTTCCGATACTTCTGCTCGTCCCGACGCTTCTGCTCGTCTCGACACTTCCGCTCGTTCCGACACTTCCGCTCGTTCCGATACCTCCGCTCGTTCCGACACTTCTGCTTGTTCGGACACCTCCGCTCACACCGAGTCCCCCGCTCGTACCGACCCCGAGGACACCTGGGACGACGGGCTGATCGCACGGAGGGCCACCGAGGAGACCGCCGCGCAGCACGTCGCCGCGGTGGAGAACAGGGTGGAGACCAGGACGGGCGGTACCCAAGTAGTGCTCCCGCTCGCCTACGACGGCCCGCTGCGGTCACGCCTCGACGCGCTGCGCGAGCTGGTGGGGCTCTCCCGCACCCGGCTCGACAGCAGGACGCTCGCCGAGGCGGGCCGGGTCCTGGACGAGGCGGCGGCGCGGCGCAGGCTCTCCGGGCAGCACACGGTCGTCGCGATCGCGGGCGCGACCGGCAGCGGCAAGTCGCAGCTGTTCAACGCGCTCGCCGGAGTGGCGATCTCGGAGACGGGCGTACGACGGCCGACCACCGCCGCGCCCATCGCGTGCAGCTGGAGCGACGGGGCGGCGACCCTCATCGACCGGCTCGGCATCCCGGGACGGCTGCGGCGGCGCCCGATGCAGAGCCCCGAGGCGGAGGCGCAGCTGCGCGGGCTCGTCCTGGTCGACCTGCCCGACCACGACTCGGCCGCCGTGGAGCACCGCGAGCAGGTGGACCGCGTCCTGGCGCTGGTCGACGCGGTCATCTGGGTCGTCGACCCCGAGAAATACGCCGACGCCGTCCTGCACGAGCGCTATCTGCGGCCCATGGCGGGACACGCGGAGATCATGTTCATCGTCCTGAACCAGACCGACCGGCTGCCCGGGGAGGCCACCGAGCAGGTCCTCGACGACCTGCGGCGGCTGCTCGACGAGGACGGGATCGCGCTCGGCGAGCACGGCGAACCGGGCGCGACCGTGCTCGCGCTGTCCGCCCTCACCGGAGACGGGATCGGCGAACTGCGCGAGGCACTCGCCCAGTTCGTGGCGGAGCGCGGGGCGGCGGCCCGCCGGATCTCGGCCGATGTGGACAACGCCGCGTGGCGGCTGCGGCCCCTCTACGCCACAGGGCGCCGCGTGGGCCTCAGCGAGGAGGCGCGGGACGAGTTCGCCGCGCGGCTCGCGGACGCGGTGGGAGCCACCGCTGCGGGCGAGGCGGCCGAGCGGGCGTGGCTGCGCAACGCCAACCGCGCGTGCGGGACGCCCTGGCTGCGGCTGTGGCGGTGGTACCAGGACCGGTGCGAGCCCCCCACGGGGCGGCTGCCGCTGCGCGCCCCGGCGGACGAGGAGGCCACGGCCCGCCAACGGGTCGAGCACGCGGTGCGGACACTGTCCGACCGGGCCTCGGCGGGGCTGCCCGCGCCGTGGGCTCAGGCGGTGCGGGAGGCGGCCGTACGCGGCTCGCAGGGGCTGCCCGAGGCGCTGGACGAGCTGGCGGCGCGGGCGGGACTGCCGCCGGGCCGGCCGCCCCGGCCGGGCTGGTGGCCGGCGGCCGTCCTCGCCCAGGCGTCCATGACGATCCTTCAGGTCATCGGGGGCCTGTGGCTGTTGGGGCAGATCATCGGAGTCATGTCGCCGAACCTGGGCGTGCCGGTGCTGCTGATGCTGGCCGGGATCTGCGGCGGGCCGGTCGTCGAGTGGGGCTGCCGGATGGCGGCGCGCGGGCCCGCCCGGCGCTACGGCCTGGAGGCGGAGCGGCGGCTCAGAGAGGCGGCCGCCGGGTGCGGGCGGGCGCGGGTGCTGGATCCGGTGGCGGCGGAACTGCTGCGGTACCGGGAGGTCAGGGAACAGTACGGGCGGGTTGTGGGCGCGGGAGTGAGGTGA
- a CDS encoding single-stranded DNA-binding protein, with the protein MNETNVCVVGNVATKPVYRELASGASARFRLAVTSRYWDREKSTWTDGHTNFFTVWANRQLATNTSASLEVGQPVIVQGRLKVRSDVREGQSWTSADIDAVAIGHDLARGTSAFLRSGRPETQTAGSPQQPEPTWETPPAETPTTEADTQQAQEAVAVT; encoded by the coding sequence ATGAACGAGACGAACGTCTGTGTAGTGGGCAACGTGGCGACGAAGCCGGTGTACCGGGAGCTGGCGTCGGGTGCCTCGGCGCGCTTCCGGCTGGCGGTGACCTCGCGTTACTGGGACCGGGAGAAGAGCACGTGGACGGACGGGCACACCAACTTCTTCACGGTGTGGGCCAACCGGCAGCTCGCCACGAACACCTCGGCATCGCTGGAGGTGGGCCAACCCGTGATCGTGCAGGGCAGGCTGAAGGTGCGCTCGGACGTCCGCGAGGGACAGAGCTGGACCTCGGCGGACATCGACGCGGTGGCGATCGGCCACGATCTCGCGCGCGGTACGTCGGCCTTCCTGCGTTCGGGCAGGCCGGAGACGCAGACCGCCGGCTCACCGCAGCAGCCCGAGCCCACTTGGGAGACGCCGCCTGCGGAGACACCGACGACGGAGGCGGACACTCAACAGGCGCAGGAAGCCGTCGCGGTGACGTGA
- a CDS encoding helix-turn-helix domain-containing protein: MTSPPRRPTDKLTVDEFCDDLRISRSTFYDWRKKGTAPRCIRIPNGALRIRRSDYENWLTDCEDHA; encoded by the coding sequence TTGACGTCTCCGCCCCGCCGCCCCACCGACAAACTCACGGTCGACGAGTTCTGCGACGACCTCCGCATCTCCCGCTCAACCTTCTACGACTGGCGAAAGAAGGGCACAGCCCCGCGCTGCATACGTATCCCCAACGGGGCTTTGCGCATCCGCCGCAGTGACTACGAGAACTGGCTGACCGACTGCGAGGACCACGCTTGA
- the ltrA gene encoding group II intron reverse transcriptase/maturase codes for MPKDAPMNGGAPPVEDPEESGGRVSGMQAKLHRWAAADPGRRFDDLFNFVHDPMTLRYAFYRVAGNKGARTAGMDGVTVAHVEEQIGVLRFLDDVRTSLKDGSFRPQPVRERKIPKPGGSGKVRSLGIPTVADRVVQAALKLVLEPIFEADFDPVSYGFRPERRAHDAIAEIQLFGSKGYRWVLDADVEAAFDNVSHSALLERIRKRVKDKRVVALVKAFLKAGVLTELGDQRASDAGTPQGGILSPLLFNIAMSALDERLQEPWKDGGTMGTAARRVRRRAKGLPNWKVSRYADDLVVLVNGSRADVEDLKHEVTEVLEPLGLRLSPAKTRIVHMSEAFDFLGFRIQWKRKRGTDKWYVYTFIADRPIRSLKDRIRALTRRKSQQNPREVLARLNLIMHGWANYFRHAVCKHTLSNLANFVWWRVVKWMQTLHRWRWKDVRRWLKAPNGSWKPISVDGVELFDMAAVPVTRYRYRGSKIPNPWVPA; via the coding sequence ATGCCGAAAGATGCACCGATGAACGGCGGTGCTCCGCCTGTCGAGGACCCGGAAGAGTCCGGCGGGAGGGTATCGGGGATGCAGGCCAAGCTTCACCGTTGGGCGGCGGCCGATCCTGGCCGCAGGTTCGACGACCTGTTCAACTTCGTGCACGACCCGATGACGCTGCGCTATGCGTTCTACCGGGTCGCGGGCAACAAGGGGGCCCGGACTGCGGGCATGGACGGCGTTACCGTCGCTCATGTTGAAGAGCAGATCGGTGTCCTCCGGTTCCTGGACGACGTGCGGACCAGTCTCAAGGATGGTTCGTTCCGGCCTCAGCCGGTGCGGGAACGCAAGATCCCCAAGCCGGGTGGTTCCGGAAAGGTCCGCAGCCTAGGTATTCCGACGGTGGCGGACCGGGTTGTCCAGGCGGCGCTGAAGCTGGTGCTGGAACCCATCTTCGAGGCCGACTTTGATCCGGTCTCCTACGGGTTCCGGCCCGAGCGGCGTGCTCACGACGCGATCGCCGAGATTCAGCTGTTCGGCTCCAAGGGTTACCGCTGGGTGCTGGATGCTGACGTGGAAGCGGCCTTCGACAACGTTTCGCACTCTGCTCTCCTTGAGCGGATACGCAAGCGGGTCAAGGACAAGCGAGTCGTGGCCCTGGTGAAGGCGTTCCTCAAGGCCGGAGTTCTCACCGAACTCGGAGACCAGAGGGCCTCCGACGCCGGGACGCCGCAGGGAGGCATCCTGTCTCCGTTGCTGTTCAACATAGCCATGTCGGCGCTCGATGAGCGTCTGCAGGAGCCGTGGAAGGACGGCGGGACGATGGGAACCGCTGCCCGACGCGTCCGACGCCGGGCGAAGGGCCTGCCGAACTGGAAGGTCTCCCGCTACGCGGACGACCTTGTGGTGCTCGTGAATGGCTCCCGCGCCGACGTCGAGGACCTGAAGCATGAGGTCACTGAAGTGCTCGAACCACTCGGGTTACGGCTGTCACCAGCCAAGACCCGGATCGTGCACATGAGTGAAGCGTTCGACTTCCTTGGGTTCCGCATCCAGTGGAAACGCAAGCGAGGAACGGACAAGTGGTACGTCTACACGTTCATCGCGGACCGGCCCATCCGGTCGCTGAAGGACAGGATTCGTGCCCTGACACGCAGGAAGTCGCAGCAGAACCCCAGAGAGGTGCTGGCCAGACTCAATCTGATCATGCACGGCTGGGCCAACTACTTCAGGCATGCAGTCTGCAAACACACCCTGAGCAACCTGGCGAATTTCGTCTGGTGGCGGGTGGTCAAGTGGATGCAGACCCTGCATCGCTGGAGGTGGAAGGACGTCCGCCGCTGGCTGAAGGCACCCAATGGGAGCTGGAAGCCGATCTCGGTGGACGGGGTCGAGTTGTTCGATATGGCAGCGGTGCCGGTTACCCGCTACCGCTACCGGGGCAGCAAGATTCCCAATCCTTGGGTCCCTGCATAA
- a CDS encoding dynamin family protein produces the protein MVTLDVRPQLLDALSALRDRVAAARFPLPLAGAPRARANRDELLAQLDDYLVPRLREPEAPLLAVIGGSTGAGKSTLLNSLVGRRVSEAGVLRPTTRTPVLVCHPEDHHWFSGMRVLPDLTRVWVQQQDRTEELLLPGEDPARVLRVETADTLPPGLALLDAPDVDCLVADNRVLAAELICAADIWVMVTTAARYADAVPWHLLRTAKEYDVTLVTVLDRVPHQVVSEVSRQYGALLTKAGLGDVPRFTVPELPESAWGGGLLPATAVAPLRTWLLQQAQDPAARQHALARTAYGVLDSLKARLPELANAAAAQYAAALRLTSAVDGAYDSEYGRLRGRLQAGAVLAGDALKRWRAFPLDCTAGELLDALVESLGALLLCAVTAADERVDEAWRREPAADAPELACRDPYSGSAEHRIGVAVRRWRRELEEYAEEEVRYVDRSVVPDSEVVAALVATALLGGRRARSAGEGLAERIGAHGALRLRDRGGRLLADHLDRVMHTERERRLAPLDALEVHAEPQAELIAALSVLLKER, from the coding sequence GTGGTGACCTTGGACGTACGGCCTCAGCTGCTCGACGCACTCTCCGCACTGCGCGACCGTGTCGCCGCCGCACGCTTCCCGCTGCCCCTGGCGGGGGCCCCACGCGCGCGTGCCAACCGCGACGAGCTGCTCGCCCAGCTCGACGACTACTTGGTGCCCCGGTTGAGGGAACCCGAAGCGCCCTTGCTGGCCGTCATCGGGGGTTCCACCGGGGCCGGGAAGTCGACACTGCTCAACTCCCTGGTGGGCCGGCGGGTGAGCGAGGCGGGCGTGCTGCGGCCGACCACACGGACCCCGGTGCTGGTATGCCATCCGGAGGACCATCACTGGTTCAGCGGGATGCGGGTGCTGCCCGACCTCACGCGCGTGTGGGTGCAACAACAGGATCGGACGGAGGAGCTCCTGCTGCCCGGCGAGGACCCCGCGCGGGTGCTGCGGGTCGAGACCGCCGACACCCTGCCACCGGGCCTCGCCCTCCTCGACGCGCCCGACGTCGACTGCCTCGTCGCCGACAACCGGGTCCTCGCCGCCGAGCTGATCTGCGCGGCCGACATCTGGGTCATGGTGACCACGGCCGCCCGGTACGCCGACGCCGTGCCCTGGCACCTGCTGCGCACCGCCAAGGAGTACGACGTCACCCTCGTCACCGTCCTCGACCGGGTGCCCCACCAGGTCGTCTCCGAGGTGTCGCGGCAGTACGGCGCCCTGCTCACCAAGGCCGGGCTCGGCGACGTACCCCGCTTCACCGTGCCCGAGCTGCCCGAGTCCGCCTGGGGCGGCGGGCTGCTGCCGGCCACCGCCGTGGCACCCCTGCGGACCTGGCTCCTCCAGCAGGCACAGGACCCGGCGGCCCGGCAGCACGCCCTGGCCCGTACGGCATACGGCGTCCTCGACTCGCTCAAGGCCCGGCTGCCCGAGCTGGCCAACGCCGCCGCCGCCCAGTACGCGGCCGCGCTCAGGCTCACCTCCGCCGTCGACGGGGCGTACGACAGCGAGTACGGGCGCCTACGGGGCCGGCTCCAGGCCGGTGCCGTGCTCGCCGGTGACGCCCTGAAGCGCTGGCGGGCCTTCCCGCTCGACTGCACCGCCGGAGAACTCCTCGACGCGCTCGTGGAGAGCCTGGGCGCGCTCCTGCTGTGCGCCGTCACCGCGGCCGACGAGCGCGTCGACGAGGCCTGGCGGCGGGAACCGGCGGCGGACGCCCCGGAGCTGGCCTGCCGCGATCCCTACTCGGGGAGCGCGGAGCACCGCATCGGGGTGGCGGTACGGCGGTGGCGGCGGGAGCTGGAGGAGTACGCCGAGGAGGAGGTGCGCTACGTCGACCGGAGCGTCGTACCCGACTCCGAGGTGGTCGCCGCCCTTGTCGCCACCGCGCTGCTGGGCGGGCGCCGGGCGCGGTCGGCCGGCGAGGGGCTCGCCGAGCGGATCGGTGCGCACGGCGCGCTGCGGCTGCGCGACCGCGGCGGGCGGCTGCTCGCCGACCACCTGGACCGGGTCATGCACACCGAACGCGAGCGCCGCCTCGCCCCCCTCGACGCCCTCGAAGTCCATGCCGAGCCCCAGGCCGAACTCATCGCCGCGCTGTCCGTACTGCTGAAGGAGAGATGA
- a CDS encoding IS110 family transposase translates to MITIGIDPHKSSHTAVAVDAAGHQLAQRRFVVNAGTVRQLTRWCERWPERRFAVEGAKGLGRSLAQQLAAAGEHVVDVPSTLSARARLLATGGDRKTDAADALHVAQVALFRHDLRKVEPEDQSTILRLLTERHDDLVNERTRIINRLHAVLRDLLPGGAPTRLSAEKAAALMKGIRPATATDCCRRDLARDLLVDLRRVDRQVRDNEAQMRDALAAARTALTALPGLGTVLAAKLLGHVGDVTRFPTEHHFASYTGTAPLDASSGKNTRHRLNTGGNRALNSVLHIIAVCQIRDGGRGQDYYLRKIAEGKTPAEARRALKRRLSNVVYRTLKRDRHTTLAPTA, encoded by the coding sequence GTGATCACTATCGGTATCGACCCCCACAAGTCCTCCCACACCGCCGTCGCCGTCGACGCCGCAGGACACCAGCTCGCCCAGCGCCGCTTCGTCGTCAACGCAGGGACCGTCCGGCAGCTGACGCGCTGGTGCGAGCGGTGGCCCGAGCGCCGCTTCGCCGTCGAAGGCGCCAAAGGACTCGGCCGCAGCCTCGCCCAGCAGCTCGCCGCAGCCGGCGAGCACGTGGTGGACGTGCCCTCCACCCTTTCCGCCCGGGCCCGGCTCCTGGCCACCGGCGGGGACCGCAAGACTGATGCGGCCGACGCCCTGCACGTCGCTCAGGTCGCCCTCTTCCGACACGACCTGCGCAAGGTCGAGCCCGAAGACCAGTCGACGATCCTGCGGTTGCTGACCGAGCGGCACGATGACCTGGTCAACGAACGCACCCGCATCATCAACCGCCTCCACGCCGTGCTGCGAGACCTGCTGCCCGGCGGCGCCCCCACCCGCCTGTCCGCGGAGAAGGCTGCCGCCCTGATGAAGGGCATCCGTCCAGCCACCGCCACCGACTGCTGCCGCCGCGACCTCGCCCGGGATCTCCTTGTCGACCTGCGGCGCGTCGACCGCCAGGTCCGCGACAACGAGGCCCAGATGCGTGACGCTCTGGCCGCCGCCCGCACCGCGCTGACCGCTCTGCCCGGCTTGGGCACCGTGCTCGCCGCCAAGCTCCTTGGACACGTCGGCGACGTCACACGTTTCCCCACCGAGCACCACTTCGCCAGCTACACCGGCACCGCGCCCCTGGACGCGTCCAGCGGCAAGAACACCCGCCACCGCCTCAACACCGGAGGCAACCGCGCGCTGAACTCCGTGCTGCACATCATCGCGGTCTGCCAGATCCGCGACGGCGGCCGAGGCCAGGACTACTACCTGCGGAAAATCGCCGAAGGCAAGACGCCTGCAGAGGCCCGCAGGGCCCTCAAACGACGCCTGTCGAACGTCGTCTACCGCACACTCAAACGCGACCGCCACACGACTCTGGCTCCGACCGCTTGA
- a CDS encoding IS110 family transposase, which translates to MFDIGDVGVFLGLDVGKTAHHGHGLTPAGKKVFDKQLPNSEPKLRAVFDKLAAKFGTVLVIVDQPASIGALPLTVARDAGCKVAYLPGLAMRRIADLYPGEAKTDSKDAAVIADAARTMPHTLRSLELTDEITAELTVLVGFDQDLAAEATRTSNRIRGLLTQFHPSLERVIGPRLDHPAVTWLLERYGSPAALRKAGRRRLVEVIRPKAPRMAARLIDEIFDALDEQTVVVPGTGTLDVVIPSLARSLAAVHEQRRALEAQIKALLEEHPLSQVLTSMPGVAVRTAAVLLITVGDGTSFPTAAHLASYAGLAPTTKSSGTSIHGEHAPRGGNRQLKRAMFLSAFAALHDPASRTYYDKCRARGKTHTQALFRLARHRISVLFAMLRDGTFYESREPEAAVA; encoded by the coding sequence ATGTTCGACATCGGCGACGTGGGCGTCTTCCTCGGCCTGGACGTCGGCAAGACCGCTCACCACGGTCACGGACTCACCCCGGCCGGCAAGAAGGTCTTCGACAAGCAGCTGCCCAACAGCGAGCCCAAGCTGCGGGCCGTCTTCGACAAGCTGGCCGCGAAGTTCGGCACCGTGCTCGTCATCGTCGACCAGCCCGCCTCCATCGGCGCCCTCCCGCTCACCGTCGCCCGCGACGCCGGCTGCAAGGTCGCCTACCTGCCCGGACTCGCCATGCGCCGGATCGCCGATCTCTACCCGGGCGAGGCGAAGACCGACTCCAAGGACGCCGCGGTCATCGCCGACGCAGCCCGCACGATGCCGCACACGCTGCGCTCGCTGGAGCTCACCGACGAAATCACCGCCGAACTGACCGTGCTGGTCGGCTTCGACCAGGACCTCGCCGCCGAGGCCACCCGCACCTCCAACCGGATACGCGGCCTGCTCACCCAGTTCCACCCCAGCCTGGAGCGCGTCATCGGCCCCCGCCTGGACCACCCAGCCGTCACCTGGCTGCTGGAACGCTACGGCTCCCCGGCCGCCCTGCGGAAAGCCGGCCGCCGCAGACTCGTCGAGGTGATCAGACCCAAGGCCCCGCGCATGGCCGCCCGGCTGATCGACGAGATCTTCGACGCGCTCGACGAACAAACCGTCGTCGTTCCCGGGACGGGCACCCTTGACGTCGTCATCCCGTCCCTGGCCCGCTCCCTGGCCGCCGTCCACGAACAGCGCCGGGCTCTGGAAGCCCAGATCAAAGCCCTGTTGGAGGAGCACCCTCTTTCCCAGGTCCTGACCTCGATGCCGGGGGTCGCGGTCAGGACCGCCGCCGTGCTGCTGATCACCGTCGGCGACGGCACCAGCTTCCCCACCGCCGCCCACCTCGCCTCCTACGCCGGACTCGCCCCGACAACGAAGTCCTCGGGGACCTCGATCCACGGCGAACACGCACCCAGAGGCGGAAACCGGCAGCTCAAACGGGCCATGTTCCTCTCGGCCTTCGCCGCCCTGCACGATCCCGCCTCCCGCACCTACTACGACAAATGCCGGGCCCGGGGAAAGACCCACACCCAGGCCCTCTTCCGCCTCGCCCGCCACCGCATCAGCGTCCTCTTCGCCATGCTCCGCGACGGCACCTTCTACGAATCACGCGAACCCGAAGCAGCCGTCGCATGA
- a CDS encoding Cys-Gln thioester bond-forming surface protein gives MRRRGAARLAAATLVSGLVAAGVLAGAGAATADETAQNPGGATATMSGLKTYGDAVIHDAAGDLKVPAGLFEMSVEGGGTLQTYCVDLHNPAQRDAKYNETPWSGTSLGANKDAGKIRWILQNSYPQVNDLAALGLAAGVGGGLTEQDAAAGTQVAIWRYSDGADVDAVDPQAEKLADYLRKSARDLAEPEASLTLDPPAVSGRPGERLGPVTVHTNAAGVTVTPPADAATSGVRIVDKDGAAVTSAVHGGQVFFEVPEDAANGSSDLTVQASTTVPVGRAFASQGRSQTQILAGSSESTVSATASGTWAKKGAIPALSAVRNCAKGGLDITAANKGDEAFTFALLGVEHSIAAGVSRTVTIPLQEDQAYDFTITVPGGFEKRFTGVLDCRTQGSETGASTQTLSEPSPATVGSPATDVNLAATGGSSATPIIAGVAIALVVIGGAALVVVGRKDTGA, from the coding sequence ATGCGCAGGCGAGGGGCGGCCCGCCTCGCCGCCGCCACGTTGGTGTCCGGGCTCGTCGCCGCCGGTGTGCTGGCCGGTGCCGGTGCGGCCACCGCGGACGAGACGGCGCAGAACCCGGGCGGGGCGACCGCCACCATGAGCGGCCTGAAGACGTACGGCGACGCCGTGATACACGACGCCGCCGGCGACCTGAAGGTGCCGGCGGGCCTGTTCGAGATGTCCGTCGAGGGCGGCGGCACCCTGCAGACGTACTGCGTCGATCTCCACAACCCCGCGCAGCGGGACGCCAAGTACAACGAGACGCCGTGGAGCGGCACCTCGCTCGGCGCCAACAAGGACGCGGGCAAGATCCGTTGGATTCTGCAGAACTCCTATCCGCAGGTCAACGACCTCGCGGCGTTGGGCCTCGCGGCGGGCGTGGGCGGCGGGCTCACCGAGCAGGACGCGGCGGCCGGCACCCAGGTGGCCATCTGGCGCTACTCGGACGGCGCGGACGTCGACGCAGTCGACCCGCAGGCCGAGAAGCTCGCGGACTACCTGCGGAAGAGCGCCCGCGATCTGGCGGAGCCCGAGGCGTCCCTGACCCTGGACCCGCCCGCGGTCTCCGGTCGCCCCGGTGAGCGGCTCGGCCCGGTGACAGTGCACACCAACGCCGCCGGCGTGACGGTGACGCCGCCGGCGGATGCGGCCACGAGTGGAGTGCGCATCGTCGACAAGGACGGCGCGGCGGTCACGTCCGCGGTCCATGGCGGCCAGGTGTTCTTCGAGGTGCCCGAGGACGCGGCCAACGGTTCGTCCGACCTGACCGTGCAGGCCTCCACGACCGTCCCGGTCGGTCGCGCCTTCGCTTCCCAGGGCCGCAGCCAGACACAGATCCTGGCAGGCTCCAGCGAGTCGACCGTCTCGGCGACGGCGAGCGGGACCTGGGCGAAGAAGGGCGCCATACCCGCACTGTCCGCGGTGCGGAACTGCGCCAAGGGCGGCCTGGACATCACCGCGGCCAACAAGGGCGACGAGGCGTTCACCTTCGCGCTGCTGGGCGTCGAGCACAGCATCGCGGCGGGCGTGTCACGGACGGTGACGATCCCGCTCCAGGAGGACCAGGCGTACGACTTCACGATCACGGTGCCGGGCGGCTTCGAGAAGCGGTTCACCGGCGTCCTCGACTGCCGGACGCAGGGCAGCGAGACCGGCGCCTCGACCCAGACGCTCAGCGAGCCCAGCCCCGCCACGGTGGGCAGCCCCGCCACCGACGTGAACCTCGCCGCGACCGGCGGTTCCAGCGCGACCCCGATCATCGCGGGCGTCGCCATCGCCCTCGTAGTGATCGGCGGCGCGGCCCTGGTCGTGGTCGGCAGGAAGGACACCGGCGCATGA